Below is a window of Leucobacter sp. Psy1 DNA.
GCCGACCGCAGGTCGAGCACGAGGAGGGATGGGCGGTCGCGCAGTGCAGCGCGGAGCGTTGCCGGCGAGGCGTCCGCGGCACGCGACCGGAGCGAGCCGGCCCGCTCGGGCAGCAGCAGCCCCGTGACGGTGACGGTGCCTCTCTCGGGTGCGAGGCGACCGGTGAGCACGCGTGCGAGCGGCTCGGTAAAGGGGCTCGCCGGGTCGAGCAGCAATGCCTCCCCCGGAGCGACGCGGAGATCGGCGACGGAGTGCCCGGCGACTGCCATGCCTTCAGAAGCGATCCGCGCCTCCGGCATGTCGTCAGGCCAGCCACGGTGCGCCAGCTCTCGCGCGATGCCCTCGCCCTCGACGTCGAAGGATGGAAGCACGCGGTCCATCCACCGCGGCATCCACCAGGCCCGCTCCCCGAGGAGGGCGAGGGCCGCGGGCACGAGGGTCATGCGCACGATGAACGCGTCGACGAAGACGCCGACGGCGAGGCCGAGCGCGATGACCTTGATCGAAGGGTCCCCCTCGGGCACGAACGCGGCGAACACGGCAAACATGATGAGCGCTGCCGCCGTGACGACACGACCTGAGCCGATGAAGCCGCGCCGGATCGCCGTCTTCGCGTCCGCCCCGTGCACGTGCTCCTCCCGGATTCGCGAGACGAGGAACAGCTCGTAGTCCATCGCGAGGCCGAAGAGCACGCCCATCAGGATGATCGGCATGAAGCTGAGCACAGGCCCAGTGGAGGGGACGTGCAATAGATCCTGCAACCAGCCCCACTCGAAGACCGCCACGACCGCGCCGAACGCCGCCCCGACGGACAGCAGGAAGCCGAGGGTCGCCTTGATCGGCACCCAAACGGAGCGGAAGACGACCGCGAGCAGGATGAGCGACAACCCGACCACGAACGCGCCGAACGGGATGAGCGCGTGGAGAAGCATGTTCGAGACGTCGATGCCGACCGCGGTGAACCCGGTCACGGCGAGACTCACCCCGAACTCGTCCTCCCACTCGTCGTGGTGATCCCGCAGCTCCTGGACCAGGTCGGCGGTGCTCTCGGCGTGCGGGCCGTCCTCCGGCACGATCTGGACGATGCCGGTGTCAGCGCCCGGGTTCGGCGTGGCAAGCGGCACGTCGGCGACGCCGGGCACCTCGCGCACCGCATCGGCGATATCGTCCATGAGACCGAGCGGGTCCTCACTGGTGATGATCGAGCCGGTCAGCAGGAGCGGTCCGTTGAAGCCCTCCCCGTAGTGCTCACCGGTGAGCTCGTAGGTCACGCGTGCCGGATCGTCCTCGGGAAGCGAGGTCGCGTTCGGGAGCGCGAGACGGAGGTCGAGCGCCGGGATCGCGGCCACTCCGAGCAGGGCGAGACCCGCGAGCAGGGTGACAATGGGACGCTTCGTCGCCCCATCGACCCAGCGGCCGAAGAATCGTTCGGAGAATCCCGCGCTGGGCTCGGCCTGAGGCGCGGCGTTCCGCTGCTTGCGCGGCAGAATCCGCATTCCCGCCATGCCGAGAATGGCGGGAGTCAGCGTGACGGCGATGAGCACCGCGATAGCGACCGCCCCGGCCGCGGCGACGCCGAGCGCGGTGAGGAACGGGATACCGGCGACCGAGAGTCCTACGAGCGCGATGATGACGGTCAGGCCGGCGAAGACCACGGCGGAGCCGCTCGTCGCCGTCGCCCGAGCAATGGATTCGTCAACTCCCAGACCCGACCGCAATTGCTCCTGGTGGCGACTCACGATGAACAGGGTGTAGTCGATGCCGACCGCTAGACCGAGCATGAGCGCGAGCATCGGCGTCGTCGAAGTGAGCTCGATGAAAGCGGTCACCGTGAAGAGGGCGGCGATCGAGACGCCCACGCCGATGAGGGCGATGAGGATCGGCATCCCGGCGGCGATGAGCGACCCGAGCGTCACGATGAGCACGACGAACGCGATCACGACGCCCACCGCCTCGGTCGGTGAAACGCCGGGCACCGCCACGGAGAACGCCTCACCGCCGTAGGAGACCTGTGTGCCGCCAGGCAACTCGTTCGTCAATGTCCCGGTGGCCGCCTCGATCGCCTCCACCGTCGCGTCCGGCACGGCGTCCGCAGTCCCCTCGATCTGAATCGTGATGAGTGCAGCGCTGCGGTCATCGGCGAGCCCGGAGGCGGGATCGGTGAACGGCGAGCTCACGGCCGTCACGTCCGTCGCGGTCTCGAGGTCGGCAGTGACTCCCTCGATGGCGCTCCGATAGGGATCGTCGTCCGCCTCATCGCCTTCAGCGGCGACCACGATGATTGTCGCGCTGGTCCCGCTCACCTCGCCGAAGGTGCGGCTCAGCGTGTCGAGCGCGTCCTGCGACTCCGTACCGGGGATCGAGATGCTCGCGTTCGCGCCCTGACCGAAGAGCGCGGCGCCCGTTCCGAGGAGGGCGAGCACGGCGATCCAGATGATGAGCACGAGCTTTCGCGCGCGCACCGACCACTCTGCGAGGGCGTAGAGGAACGTCGACATCGGTGCCTTCCAGTCGAGTGGGTGCGTGACGCGATGCGGCGGGGCATCGACGAAGCGTTGGGTTCGATACATCAGTGTATCCGACTCGATACACTGATGTATCGAGAATCCTCCCAGGAACCGAAAACTGGCTCCCGACATGCCACAATGATCAGGTGAACGAATCCGCGACACCCGACCAGGCTCACGAGGCAGCGCCCACCGCGCGACGACTCGAGACCCGCGCTCGCCTCATCGACGCGGCCGCAGAGGTGTTCGTCGAAGAGGGCCTGCAGGGGGCATCGGTCGAGTCGATCTGCTCGCGCGCCGGGTTCACCCGGGGCGCGTTCTACTCCAATTTCTCAAGCAAGGAAGAACTCTTCCTTGCCGCACTCACGCACGAGTACGAGTTGCGCATCGAGAGCCTTCGCGCACAGGCATCCGAGCTCGGGCCTCACCTGCAGACCCTCTGCGCCCCGCTCGACCGCCAGAGTCTGGCCGCCTACGTGACCGACTTCCTCGCCCCGACCGCTCCGACGATCGACTGGTTCCTTCTCGAGACCGAGTTCGTGCTGCTCGCCACTCGTGACGCCGACCTCGCCCCTGGCTTCACGGCGTTTCTCGGCCGTTTCGAGGCATCCGTCGTCACCGTGGTCGAGGGGCTCGTCGCCGCGGCGGGCCGCCGGTTCCGCATTCCGGTCGACCATGCCGTCGCCGCGTTCAGCTCGCTGTACGAGCGTTCGCATCGCCTTCGAGCCCTCAACCCGGGCACTTCGGAGTACACCGATGAGCTGGGCGAACGCATCGCCGAGCTCCTCTTCGCCATCACCGAGCCGCTCGGCAGTGCCCCACCTGGCGCCGACGACGGGGCGAGCCCTCCGCAGCGCACGATGAATCCCGCTGACACGCAGTAGACTGACACGGTGCTGCTCTCCGATCGCGATATCACCGCCGAGCTCGAGTCCGGCCGTGTAGCCCTCTCTCCGAGCGACCCCTCGATGGTGCAGCCGTCGAGCGTCGACGTGCGCCTCGACCGGTACTTCCGGCTCTTCGACAATCACAAGTACGCCGTCATCGACCCGGCCGAGGAGCAGCCGGAACTCACCCGGCTCATCGAGGTCGACCCCGCCGAGGGGTTCATCCTTCATCCGGGCGAGTTCGTGCTGGGGTCGACGTTCGAGCAGGTCACGCTGCCCGATGACATCGCCGCCAGGCTGGAGGGCAAGAGCTCGCTCGGCCGCCTCGGACTTCTCACCCACTCCACCGCAGGGTTCGTCGATCCTGGCTTCGAGGGGCACGTCACGCTCGAGCTGTCGAACATGGCGACGCTACCGATCCGGTTGTGGCCAGGTATGAAGATCGGGCAGCTCTGCTTCTTCCGGCTCTCGTCGCCTGCGGAACGCCCCTACGGCTCCGGTGCGACCCACTCGCGCTACCTCGGGCAGCGCGGGCCCACGGCATCGCGTTCGCATCTGAACTTCCACCGCGCTGATGTCACGGGCACCGACGCCGGTCAACTCGGAGGGTAGCGCCCTGGCCGCGAGCCGCCGACACGGGTAGGCTCTGACGCATCGACCGCGATGAGGAGGTCGGAGCGTGACGACGGTGTGGCAGGCTCTGCGTCCGGGCGAATCCCCGCTCGAACGACGACGCGTGATCGAGCGCGCCCACGAGCGCTTCATCGCCGAGTTCGCACACTCCTCGGCCTCGACGACCGCCCGGTGGTCAGACTGCGGCGCGGACGCCCGGTACGCCGACGGCCCATCGCGTGAGGCACCGCGGTCCGTCGTGCTCGACTCCTGGTTCCGTTCTCGCGCGGTCGATCCGGATCGCGGCGCCGTGCGCTCGATCGTGGATGCCGACGAGCTCGCGGAGCTCCGCCGCACCCACCCACTCGACCGGGTGCTGCCCGTGCTCCGGCGCCTCCTCTTCGAGCAGGCCTCCGAGTCTGGCTTCATCGTCGCGATCGGCGATGCGGCTGGCCGCCTGCTCTGGGTCGACGGCGACTCGCGGCTCCGCGCTCGCGCCGAGGACATGGGGTTCCGATCCGGGGCCGACTGGTCGGAAGCCGCCGTCGGCACCAGCGCTCCTGGGAGCGCTCTCGCCCTCGATCACGCCATCCAAGTGCTCGGTCCCGAGCACTACTCGCGCGCCGTACACGAGTGGAGCTGCACCGCGGCACCAGTGCACGACCCGGAGAACGGCTCGATCATCGGCGTCGTCGACATCACTGGTGGTGATGAGGCCGCGGCTCCCCACCTGCTGCCCCTCGTAGAGGCCACCCTCGCCGCGGTCGAGGCAGAGCTGCAGGTCGCCGCGCTCACCGCGCGCATTGATCAGGCCAGGAGCGCCGGCGGCCCGCTTCCCGGCGCACGGTCACGGGCACACGAGCGGAGTGCCCCGCAGGCGTCAGCACCTCGGCTCCTCACGCTCGGTCACCACACGCCCCTGCTCGCCTCCGCCTCGGGCACCCACCGGCTCACCACTCGGCACGCCGAGATCCTGCTCGCCCTCGCGGAGGCACCGGGCGGGCACTCTGCGACGGCGCTCGCCGAGCTCGTGTACGGGGACCGCGCCCGCGCCACGACGTTGCGGCCCGAAGTGCTGCGACTCAGGCAGTGGCTCGAAGCGTACGACACGGGCGTCACCATCAGCACGCGCCCCTACCGCCTCAGCACGCCGCTCCGCGTCGACGCGCGCGACATGCTCGCCACCCTCGGCAGAGGCGCACACCGGGTGGCGCTCGCCTCCTACGAGGGGCCCGTCATTCCGGGGTCGACCGCGCCGATCGCGGTGCAATTGCGGGACGAGACCGATGCCACACTTCGCGAGGCCATGCTGCAGAGCGCCGCCACCGATCCGCTCTTCGATTACGCGCTCGCGTGGGCCCCGGACGACCGCGAGGTCTGGGAGACGCTCCTGCAGCTCCTTCCACCGCACTCCCCGAGGCGGGCCAGAGCCGTGGCACGGCTGGAGGCGATCGACTGACGAGTGCAACGTCAGTGCAACGTGCTCGGGCGTAGACTCTGCCCCACCTGACAACGACGTCGAAGGAGATCGCAGATGACCACCTACGCAGCACCAGGGCAGCCGGACTCGCTCGTCCAGTTCCGGAGCCGGTACGACCACTACATCGGCGGCGACTGGGTCGCCCCCGTGAAGGGCCAGTACTTCGAGAACGTCACCCCCGTCACCGGCAAGGCCTTCTGCGAGATCGCTCGCGGAACCGCCGAAGACATCGAGGCGGCGCTCGACGCGGCGCACGCGGCCGCCCCGGCCTGGGGCAGGACGGCGGTAGCGGAGCGAGCCCAGATCCTGAACCGCATCGCGGATCGCATCGAGCAGAATCTCGAGATGCTCGCCGTCGCGGAGACCTGGGACAACGGCAAGGCCGTGCGCGAAACCCTGAACGCCGACCTGCCGCTCGCAGTCGATCACTTCCGCTACTTCGCGGGCGCGATCCGGGCGCAAGAGGGCGGCATCTCGCAGATCGACGAGGATCTCGTCGCCTACCACTTCCACGAGCCGCTCGGCGTCGTCGGTCAGATCATCCCGTGGAACTTCCCCATCCTCATGGCGACCTGGAAGCTCGCTCCGGCACTCGCGGCGGGCAATGCCGTCGTGATCAAGCCGGCGGAGCAGACCCCGGCGTCCATCATGGTGCTCGCGGAACTCATCGGCGATCTGCTCCCGGCAGGTGTGCTCAACATCGTGAACGGGTTCGGCGCCGAGGCAGGCAAACCGCTCGCCTCGAACAAGCGCATCAAGAAGATCGCGTTCACCGGCGAGACCACCACGGGGCGCCTCATCATGCAGTACGCGTCGGACAACATCATCCCCGTCACCCTCGAACTCGGCGGGAAGAGCCCGAACATCTTCTTCGAGGACGTCATGGCCCAGGACGACGGCTACTTCGACAAGGCGAAGGAGGGCTTCACCATGTTCGCCCTCAACCAGGGCGAAGTCTGCACCTGCCCGTCACGAGCCCTGATCCAGGAATCCATCGCCACCGACTTCCTCGACGCTGTCGTCGAACGGACCCGCAGCATCACGCGCGGCAACCCGCTCGACACCGACACCATGATCGGGGCCCAGGCTTCGAACGACCAGTTCGAGAAGAT
It encodes the following:
- a CDS encoding aldehyde dehydrogenase family protein produces the protein MTTYAAPGQPDSLVQFRSRYDHYIGGDWVAPVKGQYFENVTPVTGKAFCEIARGTAEDIEAALDAAHAAAPAWGRTAVAERAQILNRIADRIEQNLEMLAVAETWDNGKAVRETLNADLPLAVDHFRYFAGAIRAQEGGISQIDEDLVAYHFHEPLGVVGQIIPWNFPILMATWKLAPALAAGNAVVIKPAEQTPASIMVLAELIGDLLPAGVLNIVNGFGAEAGKPLASNKRIKKIAFTGETTTGRLIMQYASDNIIPVTLELGGKSPNIFFEDVMAQDDGYFDKAKEGFTMFALNQGEVCTCPSRALIQESIATDFLDAVVERTRSITRGNPLDTDTMIGAQASNDQFEKIKSYLDIGRQEGAEILIGGGVEELDGEFADGFYIQPTIFRGDNSMRIFQEEIFGPVVSATTFTDFDDAIRIANDTLYGLGAGVWSRTGNIAYRAGRAIEAGRVWVNNYHAYPAHAAFGGYKSSGIGRENHLMMLDHYQQTKNLLVSYRETADGFF
- a CDS encoding TetR/AcrR family transcriptional regulator, with protein sequence MNESATPDQAHEAAPTARRLETRARLIDAAAEVFVEEGLQGASVESICSRAGFTRGAFYSNFSSKEELFLAALTHEYELRIESLRAQASELGPHLQTLCAPLDRQSLAAYVTDFLAPTAPTIDWFLLETEFVLLATRDADLAPGFTAFLGRFEASVVTVVEGLVAAAGRRFRIPVDHAVAAFSSLYERSHRLRALNPGTSEYTDELGERIAELLFAITEPLGSAPPGADDGASPPQRTMNPADTQ
- a CDS encoding transcriptional regulator; the protein is MTTVWQALRPGESPLERRRVIERAHERFIAEFAHSSASTTARWSDCGADARYADGPSREAPRSVVLDSWFRSRAVDPDRGAVRSIVDADELAELRRTHPLDRVLPVLRRLLFEQASESGFIVAIGDAAGRLLWVDGDSRLRARAEDMGFRSGADWSEAAVGTSAPGSALALDHAIQVLGPEHYSRAVHEWSCTAAPVHDPENGSIIGVVDITGGDEAAAPHLLPLVEATLAAVEAELQVAALTARIDQARSAGGPLPGARSRAHERSAPQASAPRLLTLGHHTPLLASASGTHRLTTRHAEILLALAEAPGGHSATALAELVYGDRARATTLRPEVLRLRQWLEAYDTGVTISTRPYRLSTPLRVDARDMLATLGRGAHRVALASYEGPVIPGSTAPIAVQLRDETDATLREAMLQSAATDPLFDYALAWAPDDREVWETLLQLLPPHSPRRARAVARLEAID
- a CDS encoding MMPL family transporter yields the protein MYRTQRFVDAPPHRVTHPLDWKAPMSTFLYALAEWSVRARKLVLIIWIAVLALLGTGAALFGQGANASISIPGTESQDALDTLSRTFGEVSGTSATIIVVAAEGDEADDDPYRSAIEGVTADLETATDVTAVSSPFTDPASGLADDRSAALITIQIEGTADAVPDATVEAIEAATGTLTNELPGGTQVSYGGEAFSVAVPGVSPTEAVGVVIAFVVLIVTLGSLIAAGMPILIALIGVGVSIAALFTVTAFIELTSTTPMLALMLGLAVGIDYTLFIVSRHQEQLRSGLGVDESIARATATSGSAVVFAGLTVIIALVGLSVAGIPFLTALGVAAAGAVAIAVLIAVTLTPAILGMAGMRILPRKQRNAAPQAEPSAGFSERFFGRWVDGATKRPIVTLLAGLALLGVAAIPALDLRLALPNATSLPEDDPARVTYELTGEHYGEGFNGPLLLTGSIITSEDPLGLMDDIADAVREVPGVADVPLATPNPGADTGIVQIVPEDGPHAESTADLVQELRDHHDEWEDEFGVSLAVTGFTAVGIDVSNMLLHALIPFGAFVVGLSLILLAVVFRSVWVPIKATLGFLLSVGAAFGAVVAVFEWGWLQDLLHVPSTGPVLSFMPIILMGVLFGLAMDYELFLVSRIREEHVHGADAKTAIRRGFIGSGRVVTAAALIMFAVFAAFVPEGDPSIKVIALGLAVGVFVDAFIVRMTLVPAALALLGERAWWMPRWMDRVLPSFDVEGEGIARELAHRGWPDDMPEARIASEGMAVAGHSVADLRVAPGEALLLDPASPFTEPLARVLTGRLAPERGTVTVTGLLLPERAGSLRSRAADASPATLRAALRDRPSLLVLDLRSALAAPELAGIPALRSALEGRAVEAERGSAPAVTVVLVGSRELAERVLPAGTRIRSATEEHTLTERSSEEQGAVR
- the dcd gene encoding dCTP deaminase, translating into MLLSDRDITAELESGRVALSPSDPSMVQPSSVDVRLDRYFRLFDNHKYAVIDPAEEQPELTRLIEVDPAEGFILHPGEFVLGSTFEQVTLPDDIAARLEGKSSLGRLGLLTHSTAGFVDPGFEGHVTLELSNMATLPIRLWPGMKIGQLCFFRLSSPAERPYGSGATHSRYLGQRGPTASRSHLNFHRADVTGTDAGQLGG